In Pseudoalteromonas carrageenovora IAM 12662, the following proteins share a genomic window:
- a CDS encoding peptide MFS transporter — MSSAPDSGWFGHPKGLSTLFFTEMWERMSYYGMRAMLVLFMTASLQEEGLAFTVASAAAIYGLYTGAVYFLGLPGGWLADRLFGGQKAVWYGGIIIMIGHIILAIPHDYSFFIGLIFVATGTGLLKPNISAMVGQLYSDADERRDGGYAIYYMGINLGSLIGYYVCGYFMENVGWHWAFGAAAVGMAIGLIQYKRTLNNLPEHSALPANPLGPKGASRAWGGIFLFIVAAAAVTIAAMTGVIIINPTVVAGYTAVVFTVIFFVYFGLIYFKGKLTAAEKQRMWALFLVCIASACFWSGFEQAGSSLNLFARDYTDRLIGTFEIPTTWFQSLNSLFIIALSPFFAALWINLSKSLVSPSYSVKCALGLIIMASGFLVMFMAAQYAAEGLKVAPYWLVTTYFLHAVGELCLSPVALSAVSKLSPKRYTGQMMGVFVLTYSIGNIIAGLLAGNFDPNNVDEIPNLYLQIALFSIGVGIVLVLMSFKAKVWEKQGLEEKIA, encoded by the coding sequence ATGAGTTCAGCTCCAGATAGTGGCTGGTTTGGCCACCCTAAAGGACTTTCAACATTGTTCTTCACTGAAATGTGGGAACGAATGAGTTATTACGGTATGCGAGCTATGCTCGTATTGTTCATGACAGCAAGCTTACAAGAAGAAGGCCTTGCCTTTACCGTTGCATCAGCTGCTGCAATTTACGGCTTATACACAGGCGCGGTATACTTTTTAGGTTTACCTGGTGGTTGGCTTGCCGATAGATTATTCGGTGGCCAAAAAGCAGTGTGGTATGGCGGTATAATCATTATGATTGGTCATATTATTTTGGCTATCCCACATGATTATTCATTTTTTATTGGTTTAATATTTGTAGCAACAGGTACTGGTTTACTTAAACCAAATATCAGTGCAATGGTAGGCCAATTATACAGCGATGCTGATGAGCGCCGTGATGGCGGTTACGCTATTTACTACATGGGTATTAACTTAGGTTCTTTAATTGGTTACTACGTATGTGGTTACTTTATGGAAAACGTAGGCTGGCACTGGGCATTTGGCGCGGCAGCTGTAGGTATGGCTATTGGTTTAATACAGTACAAGCGTACACTTAATAATTTACCTGAACACAGCGCTTTACCTGCAAATCCATTAGGTCCAAAAGGTGCTTCACGCGCTTGGGGCGGTATTTTCTTATTTATAGTTGCAGCTGCTGCAGTAACTATTGCTGCAATGACTGGCGTTATCATTATTAATCCGACAGTAGTTGCAGGTTATACTGCTGTAGTATTTACTGTGATCTTTTTTGTTTATTTTGGCCTTATCTACTTTAAAGGTAAATTAACTGCCGCAGAAAAACAAAGAATGTGGGCACTATTTTTAGTATGTATTGCCTCAGCCTGTTTTTGGTCTGGCTTTGAGCAAGCGGGTTCATCACTAAACTTATTTGCCCGTGATTATACTGACCGCCTTATTGGTACTTTTGAAATTCCAACAACGTGGTTCCAGTCGTTAAACTCGTTGTTTATTATTGCTCTATCGCCATTTTTTGCAGCGCTTTGGATTAACTTATCTAAAAGCTTAGTTTCACCTAGCTACAGCGTTAAATGTGCTCTTGGTTTAATTATCATGGCATCAGGCTTTTTAGTTATGTTTATGGCGGCTCAGTACGCTGCTGAAGGTTTAAAGGTTGCGCCTTACTGGCTTGTTACTACTTACTTTTTACATGCTGTGGGTGAGCTTTGTTTAAGCCCTGTAGCATTAAGTGCTGTAAGTAAACTATCACCTAAGCGCTACACAGGCCAAATGATGGGTGTGTTTGTATTAACTTATTCTATTGGTAACATTATCGCAGGCTTACTTGCTGGTAATTTTGATCCGAATAACGTTGATGAAATTCCTAACCTATACCTACAAATTGCATTATTTAGCATTGGTGTTGGTATTGTTTTAGTACTTATGAGCTTTAAAGCTAAAGTATGGGAAAAACAAGGCTTAGAAGAAAAAATCGCTTAA
- the bcsZ gene encoding cellulose synthase complex periplasmic endoglucanase BcsZ, with the protein MKSLITIFLTVIALITFNASAQIEQCKPWGAWQTFKNNFISQDGRVIDLGSEKNITTSEGQSYALFFAVIANDKATFDLVLDWTQEHLSEGDLSTRLPAWQWGINNDNETGILDSNPASDSDLWIAYSLSQAAMLWDDRRYSILASVVAQRIMREETAYISGLGLSLLPAPSGFEFDNERFKLNPSYSPLFIYQQFKKLYPHSPWHQLHEGSAKLILDTAKQGVSPDWVMYDANNGFYYDKKTTDLGSYNAIRVYLWASMMANNAPYKKELLAQFKPFIETINERGYVPLNTFAKSGKSEKRGPLGFSSALMPLLATSSDDSLVMAIQQKLMVDKSFTQTRYYDSVLNLFGTSTFNNRFSITADGTLQPAWSTECR; encoded by the coding sequence ATGAAATCACTCATTACTATATTTTTAACTGTGATTGCATTAATAACCTTTAATGCCAGCGCGCAAATAGAACAATGTAAGCCATGGGGCGCATGGCAAACATTTAAAAATAACTTTATAAGCCAAGATGGGCGAGTTATAGACTTAGGTAGCGAGAAAAACATAACGACTTCTGAAGGGCAATCTTACGCGTTATTTTTTGCTGTAATTGCCAACGATAAAGCAACGTTTGACTTAGTCCTGGATTGGACTCAAGAGCATTTATCTGAAGGCGATTTAAGTACGCGCTTACCTGCATGGCAATGGGGAATTAATAACGATAATGAGACCGGAATTTTAGATTCAAACCCTGCTTCCGACTCTGATTTGTGGATTGCCTACAGCCTATCGCAAGCGGCTATGCTTTGGGATGACCGTCGCTACAGTATTTTAGCTTCAGTGGTTGCACAGCGTATAATGCGTGAAGAAACAGCGTATATTTCAGGTCTAGGTTTATCACTATTACCCGCTCCATCAGGTTTTGAATTTGATAATGAGCGCTTTAAACTAAATCCCAGTTACTCTCCTTTATTTATTTACCAGCAGTTTAAAAAATTATACCCACATTCTCCTTGGCACCAGCTACATGAGGGCTCTGCCAAGCTAATTTTAGATACTGCTAAACAAGGCGTTAGCCCTGATTGGGTAATGTATGATGCCAATAATGGCTTTTACTATGATAAAAAAACAACTGACTTAGGTAGCTATAATGCAATTAGAGTGTATTTATGGGCTAGCATGATGGCAAACAACGCGCCTTATAAAAAAGAGCTATTAGCACAATTTAAACCTTTCATTGAAACTATTAATGAGCGTGGTTACGTGCCTTTAAATACTTTTGCTAAATCAGGGAAATCTGAAAAAAGAGGCCCACTTGGCTTTAGCTCAGCACTTATGCCTTTACTTGCTACAAGCAGCGATGACTCCTTAGTGATGGCTATTCAACAAAAGCTGATGGTCGATAAATCATTTACTCAAACACGTTATTACGACAGTGTACTTAACTTATTTGGTACTAGTACATTTAACAATCGTTTTTCAATAACAGCAGATGGGACGCTACAACCAGCATGGAGCACTGAATGCCGTTAA
- a CDS encoding cellulose synthase subunit BcsC-related outer membrane protein — MPLRFALACTLALSSGLSANTVNDIDTQSVDWLLSQISIGEAQQNKKLVEDSLRKLVAIAPARIETQCAVARYDFANGESAKANQLLSKIDNGLTKQAPCVEKLKILSRIESKDKSLIQQARLLSRAGRYEQAREIYNKIFKNTYPTLNYELEHLSWYGQDSEQWASVKKGYEKLLKSYSNIGLVEIAYARHLLRKDPNDQVAIELLGRYGSTSSFSNEVEEIWLSALASMPINRQTDSQFKKYFSIYPFSSKGELQYQDFKKDLKARQTLLADPAYQLWVRGDKLLEKNKLTSAEPLLLSALKGRPKDGAIMRSLGILYLRLGDNTKSYRYFTNAQKYTADFAERETLKGLAKTAKFWLYIRQAKDAINNEEYKTAKLKLDLADSLEQDSDIVLYNKGLLQFAQGQYSQAALTYQSVLKSDPLNSSALIGLLAIAELDQNDRALTSFYNSLSYAQKNQIKDSYSVSLSSQYRSKATTLAQAGDLEQAEKVLKDAIEIAPQQPWLYYDLAFIYQQKGLTEKARALFNNVLWQFPLNSQIRYSHALFLRSIDDYQGAIKTLQYIPFKARDEEIIALEQQLQLSQSLTQSERHLDTKNKATAIYHLSNLEAQNLTPAMQAELSRSWYAIDEKKHALQLIDKALIAEPTLSSYWHTLFGEWLLEQGDEKKTKQWFENYVLPESASEDEKTQYVQLQNSYINQYYSGSDLIAKLNQLDQKYKNTPATTTALINANLALEQREAAVILYQQKVKNNQVIEPQALLAVASAYRELGNDFQAKEVTKQAIVQTTSQEDYLQRQIMSSLNEFNYSGDALFLAKQLINKSPNDQELRYLGAQVASNFNESEQAQTWYSQTLSPDRTLSDKELYGSLLKIDENDPWYINGAKRELINEQNKNQAYIAIGVNFSGQTSTESDATLGAGSVPIEAYFPLWQGQGFIKIDPTSISAQTTRFDEQFAGSRYGQGALCIFTCAIDEVTPEESGVDVGIGWQNENWRVDVGTTPLGFLIEDIVWGVNYADSFGDFGYSLELEKRPVTSSVLSYAGLEDINTGEVWGGVRSTGLTANLSHDLGGNWGFWSSADFTLYKGQNVKDNQRYRVMGGTYYRVISNQEREFTVGASLLHWAYQYNLSEETWGHGGYYSPQNYVGLSVPLSYDARWGDDFVYRLKTGVSYSQTKTQAIDFFPNDPDLQLQAYERELTTGVDPVFASDDSSGVSYNIEGSFEYRVTPHWFFGGYLAIDRSDFYEPNFGQLYIRYYFNPVYGTLEFPGTPIIPYADF, encoded by the coding sequence ATGCCGTTAAGGTTTGCCCTAGCATGCACATTAGCGCTTAGCTCTGGATTAAGTGCTAATACAGTCAACGATATTGATACACAGTCTGTTGATTGGTTGTTAAGCCAAATAAGCATTGGCGAGGCACAGCAAAACAAAAAGCTTGTTGAAGATAGCTTACGCAAGCTCGTAGCTATCGCGCCTGCTCGCATTGAAACACAATGTGCTGTTGCACGTTATGATTTTGCTAACGGCGAATCTGCAAAAGCCAACCAGCTGCTAAGCAAAATAGATAACGGACTCACAAAGCAAGCCCCTTGTGTTGAAAAGCTTAAAATACTTTCTCGTATTGAGAGTAAAGATAAATCTTTAATTCAACAAGCTAGGCTACTTTCTCGAGCAGGGCGTTACGAACAGGCTCGCGAAATATACAATAAAATTTTTAAAAACACCTACCCTACGCTTAATTACGAGCTAGAGCACTTAAGTTGGTATGGACAAGACAGCGAGCAATGGGCAAGTGTTAAAAAGGGTTATGAAAAGTTATTAAAAAGCTACTCTAATATAGGTTTAGTAGAAATAGCTTATGCAAGGCATCTACTTAGAAAAGACCCGAATGACCAAGTTGCAATAGAGCTATTAGGTCGATACGGCTCTACATCATCGTTTAGTAACGAAGTAGAAGAAATTTGGCTTAGCGCATTAGCTAGCATGCCAATAAATAGACAAACCGATAGTCAGTTTAAAAAGTATTTTTCTATTTACCCTTTTAGCAGTAAAGGGGAGCTTCAATATCAGGACTTCAAAAAAGATTTAAAAGCGCGTCAAACACTCCTTGCAGATCCTGCTTATCAACTATGGGTAAGAGGCGACAAGTTACTTGAAAAGAATAAACTAACCTCTGCTGAGCCTCTACTTTTAAGCGCGTTAAAAGGCCGCCCTAAAGATGGAGCTATTATGCGTAGCCTTGGAATTTTATACCTAAGGCTTGGTGATAATACTAAGTCATACAGATACTTTACTAACGCGCAAAAATATACAGCAGACTTTGCTGAACGTGAGACATTAAAAGGTTTAGCAAAAACTGCAAAGTTTTGGCTATATATACGCCAAGCTAAAGATGCAATTAATAATGAAGAGTATAAAACTGCAAAACTAAAGCTAGATTTAGCTGATTCTTTAGAGCAAGACTCAGATATCGTTCTTTATAACAAAGGCTTATTACAATTTGCTCAAGGTCAGTATTCACAAGCAGCACTGACCTATCAAAGCGTTTTAAAAAGCGATCCACTCAATAGTAGTGCGCTAATTGGTTTACTTGCAATAGCAGAACTTGATCAAAACGATCGAGCTCTTACCTCGTTTTATAACAGTTTATCCTATGCTCAGAAAAATCAAATTAAAGACTCATACTCAGTATCTTTAAGCAGCCAATACCGCTCAAAAGCGACCACTTTAGCTCAAGCTGGGGATTTAGAGCAGGCTGAAAAAGTATTAAAAGACGCCATTGAAATAGCACCACAACAACCTTGGCTCTATTACGATTTGGCGTTTATTTATCAGCAAAAAGGCCTAACTGAAAAGGCCCGCGCTTTGTTTAATAATGTGCTGTGGCAATTTCCGCTAAACTCGCAAATTCGATATAGCCACGCGCTTTTTTTACGCTCTATAGATGATTATCAAGGCGCAATTAAAACCTTACAATACATTCCTTTTAAAGCTAGGGATGAAGAGATCATTGCACTTGAGCAACAACTTCAACTTAGTCAGTCTTTAACTCAAAGTGAGCGCCATTTAGACACTAAAAATAAAGCTACGGCAATTTATCACTTAAGTAACTTAGAAGCGCAAAATTTAACGCCTGCGATGCAAGCCGAGTTATCACGTAGCTGGTACGCTATTGATGAGAAAAAACACGCCCTACAACTTATCGATAAAGCATTAATCGCCGAGCCTACGCTTTCATCATATTGGCATACGCTTTTCGGTGAGTGGCTTTTAGAGCAAGGCGACGAGAAAAAAACTAAACAGTGGTTTGAAAATTACGTTTTACCAGAGAGCGCCTCTGAAGACGAAAAAACACAATATGTCCAATTACAAAATAGCTATATTAACCAGTATTACAGTGGCAGCGATTTAATTGCGAAGCTTAACCAGCTTGACCAAAAGTATAAAAATACCCCTGCGACTACTACTGCACTTATTAATGCAAACCTAGCACTAGAGCAACGCGAAGCAGCTGTTATTCTATACCAACAAAAAGTTAAAAATAATCAAGTTATTGAACCTCAAGCATTACTTGCAGTTGCAAGTGCTTACAGAGAGCTTGGCAATGACTTTCAAGCAAAAGAAGTAACTAAGCAAGCAATAGTACAAACTACATCGCAAGAAGATTACTTACAGCGCCAAATAATGTCGTCACTCAATGAGTTTAATTATTCAGGCGATGCGCTTTTTTTAGCTAAGCAACTTATTAATAAATCCCCTAACGATCAAGAGCTTCGTTATTTGGGCGCACAGGTAGCTAGTAACTTTAATGAATCAGAGCAAGCTCAAACTTGGTATTCGCAAACGCTTTCACCTGATCGAACTCTAAGCGATAAAGAGCTATATGGGTCCCTTTTAAAAATAGATGAAAACGACCCTTGGTATATAAATGGCGCTAAACGCGAACTAATAAACGAGCAAAACAAAAATCAAGCATATATAGCGATAGGCGTAAACTTTAGCGGCCAAACAAGTACTGAAAGTGACGCTACACTTGGCGCTGGCTCAGTACCTATTGAAGCTTACTTTCCGCTTTGGCAAGGCCAAGGGTTTATTAAAATAGACCCTACCAGTATTAGCGCACAAACCACACGTTTTGATGAACAGTTTGCAGGCAGCCGCTACGGGCAAGGTGCACTGTGTATTTTTACCTGTGCAATAGATGAAGTCACACCAGAGGAAAGCGGTGTAGATGTAGGTATTGGCTGGCAAAATGAAAATTGGCGCGTAGATGTAGGCACTACCCCACTTGGTTTCTTAATTGAAGATATTGTATGGGGTGTAAATTATGCAGATAGTTTTGGTGACTTTGGTTATAGCCTAGAACTTGAAAAGCGCCCTGTAACAAGTTCAGTACTTTCTTATGCGGGCCTTGAAGATATAAACACCGGTGAAGTTTGGGGCGGAGTTCGCTCTACTGGCCTTACTGCTAATCTTTCACACGACTTAGGCGGCAATTGGGGGTTTTGGTCAAGTGCTGACTTTACCTTATACAAAGGTCAAAATGTTAAAGATAACCAACGCTATAGGGTAATGGGTGGTACATACTACCGTGTTATTAGTAACCAAGAGCGTGAGTTTACTGTGGGTGCAAGCCTACTACATTGGGCTTATCAGTATAATTTAAGTGAAGAAACTTGGGGTCATGGCGGTTATTATAGCCCTCAAAACTATGTAGGCTTATCAGTTCCTTTAAGTTATGACGCGCGGTGGGGTGATGATTTTGTTTATCGCTTAAAAACCGGTGTATCGTATTCACAAACCAAAACTCAAGCGATTGACTTTTTCCCTAACGATCCCGACCTTCAATTACAAGCTTACGAGAGAGAGCTGACTACTGGCGTTGACCCTGTGTTTGCAAGTGATGACAGCTCAGGGGTCTCGTATAATATAGAAGGTAGCTTTGAGTACCGTGTAACACCACATTGGTTTTTTGGTGGTTACTTAGCCATTGACCGCTCTGACTTTTACGAGCCGAACTTTGGCCAGCTGTATATCCGTTACTATTTTAACCCTGTATACGGTACATTAGAGTTTCCGGGCACGCCGATTATTCCTTACGCTGACTTTTAA
- a CDS encoding metallophosphoesterase has protein sequence MRLLTLSRTTFLTLFILLLSACGGSDDQVTTNPNDPVEPEPSELTVSASAGLNVSLDEGSFLLTVPANAVSQSTELTYEKTVLDDANALLNIISDIHVLTPSTVSFSNPITITIQIPDDYQLGGQLFIASQSGDSWTVIENSYVEDGFVSAQVTTLGTYAIIMQRNEAFGDIGPTCDINATEQSVRFIHVADLHARFGYEEQYFSRIKAYYNQALAQTPHTLFTNGGDDYEKGTVAEQLSQGSATEEAIKAMQFDLRVVGNHDYAWGPEKLLSYSQDDSAIVLASNTRYEGEQLQDFAAVGFAKVQVGCVTLGVFGMTSVPWSELDEPIDDEPIPDFIKQFKMSWQWQQIAQSIVSQYQDDVDYMVMLSHLGEGLDIDMATDVTGIDLVLGGHTHGGESYTTLENGSVVIQPDFYAKGITDVTLTFNTQDKTSPTISYSTIETDSVTELDEPTKLAIDEIMGRYAPDADTEIAISENYPGSLELAEITALAAAHSSNITAALLNPELVQTRWTPGTLTQEDFHKAYYVERQPSNTPGFNALYSVTVTGSDLNTMFTSQPDWFLLKPDDIQASSTYQVALFKGAALNPELFFNGVTFSNVEAIDEAWWLLDQYARFRTSQCLYLDTDNQLFSCNEQNNITVWNFDDANNPLTADYGPSVLSYFDPEQTNWGPEETQYNTTQALGISDLSDASSGVMAFSRHAPTEGLLITLNTPANGDYASEGMVSDYTLVMDLYWPEEGRDIYRAVMQANTLDYLTDDADMFIDPSGGYGKSTSDSGYFGDTQPQNWHRVAFVFYTAPSNGVFEVYIDGELAGVKEDGEIDSTWALNSAVLLFTDNNFETEPGYLNALLYAGRAMTRDEIKSMGNAQSKLTFEPATRVLNQTIERHYQAAPEIKPNAWLEQRNKFFNSGTQAVNN, from the coding sequence ATGCGCTTGTTAACTTTATCTCGCACCACATTTTTGACTTTATTTATTCTTTTATTATCTGCCTGTGGTGGTTCAGATGATCAAGTTACAACTAATCCTAACGATCCAGTCGAGCCAGAGCCAAGCGAATTAACTGTATCTGCAAGTGCAGGCCTAAATGTAAGCCTTGATGAAGGAAGCTTTTTACTCACAGTACCTGCCAATGCAGTATCGCAAAGCACTGAACTTACCTACGAAAAAACCGTTTTAGATGATGCTAATGCACTGCTAAATATTATCTCTGATATACATGTACTCACTCCAAGTACAGTTTCTTTTAGTAACCCAATAACAATTACCATACAAATACCAGATGATTACCAGCTAGGCGGACAGCTATTTATTGCTAGTCAATCGGGCGATTCATGGACAGTTATTGAAAACTCTTACGTTGAAGATGGATTTGTAAGCGCTCAAGTAACCACGCTTGGCACATATGCCATTATTATGCAGCGCAACGAAGCCTTTGGCGATATTGGCCCAACTTGTGATATTAACGCGACTGAGCAGTCAGTAAGATTTATTCATGTTGCCGATTTACACGCACGATTTGGTTATGAGGAGCAGTATTTTAGCCGCATAAAAGCCTACTACAACCAAGCGTTAGCGCAAACGCCGCACACCCTTTTTACCAACGGGGGTGATGACTACGAAAAAGGCACTGTTGCCGAGCAACTATCACAAGGTAGCGCAACTGAAGAAGCGATAAAAGCAATGCAGTTCGACTTGCGTGTTGTAGGTAATCATGACTACGCATGGGGGCCAGAAAAATTACTGAGCTACTCACAAGATGACAGCGCCATTGTACTTGCTAGCAATACCCGCTATGAGGGCGAACAGTTACAAGACTTTGCTGCGGTAGGCTTTGCTAAAGTGCAAGTAGGTTGTGTTACCTTGGGCGTATTTGGTATGACCTCAGTACCATGGAGCGAGCTAGATGAACCTATAGACGATGAGCCAATTCCTGATTTTATCAAACAGTTTAAAATGAGCTGGCAGTGGCAACAAATAGCACAAAGTATAGTAAGCCAATACCAAGACGACGTTGATTATATGGTAATGCTAAGCCATTTAGGTGAAGGCCTAGATATTGATATGGCAACCGATGTTACCGGTATAGATTTAGTTTTAGGCGGACATACCCACGGCGGTGAAAGTTATACTACGCTCGAGAATGGGAGCGTTGTTATACAGCCAGATTTTTATGCAAAAGGTATTACAGACGTAACACTTACCTTTAACACTCAAGATAAAACGTCGCCTACAATTAGCTACAGCACAATTGAAACCGACAGCGTGACAGAACTTGATGAGCCGACTAAACTGGCAATTGATGAAATTATGGGCCGTTATGCCCCTGATGCAGATACAGAAATTGCTATTTCTGAAAACTATCCTGGTAGTTTAGAGCTTGCAGAAATAACCGCTTTAGCAGCTGCTCACTCGAGCAATATCACTGCGGCACTTTTAAATCCTGAACTTGTGCAAACCCGCTGGACACCGGGTACATTAACACAAGAAGACTTTCATAAAGCCTATTATGTAGAAAGGCAGCCTTCAAATACGCCTGGGTTTAATGCGCTATACAGCGTAACGGTTACAGGCAGCGATTTAAACACCATGTTTACCAGTCAACCAGATTGGTTTTTACTAAAGCCTGATGATATACAAGCCTCAAGCACATACCAGGTCGCTTTATTTAAAGGTGCTGCGCTTAATCCTGAATTATTTTTTAACGGTGTAACGTTTTCAAACGTAGAAGCAATTGACGAAGCATGGTGGTTACTAGATCAATACGCGCGCTTTAGAACAAGCCAATGCTTATACCTAGATACCGATAATCAATTATTTTCATGTAATGAACAGAACAACATCACGGTGTGGAATTTTGACGATGCAAATAACCCTTTAACTGCAGATTATGGCCCTTCAGTATTGAGCTACTTTGATCCAGAACAAACAAACTGGGGTCCTGAAGAAACACAATATAATACAACTCAAGCACTTGGTATTTCAGATTTAAGTGACGCAAGCTCAGGTGTTATGGCGTTTTCAAGGCATGCTCCCACTGAAGGGTTATTAATTACATTAAATACACCCGCTAATGGCGATTATGCAAGTGAAGGTATGGTGTCAGACTACACCTTAGTAATGGACTTATATTGGCCAGAAGAAGGGAGAGATATTTACCGCGCGGTTATGCAGGCAAATACCCTAGACTACCTAACTGATGATGCCGATATGTTTATCGACCCAAGTGGCGGCTACGGTAAATCAACCAGCGACAGCGGCTATTTTGGTGATACACAACCGCAAAATTGGCATCGTGTTGCATTTGTATTTTATACCGCACCAAGTAATGGCGTGTTTGAGGTTTATATAGACGGCGAGTTAGCTGGCGTAAAGGAAGATGGTGAAATTGATAGCACATGGGCATTAAACTCAGCCGTTTTATTATTTACAGACAATAACTTTGAAACAGAACCCGGTTATTTAAATGCGCTTTTATATGCCGGACGTGCAATGACCCGAGATGAAATTAAAAGCATGGGCAACGCGCAATCGAAACTTACTTTTGAACCTGCGACACGTGTGTTAAATCAAACTATTGAACGTCACTATCAAGCAGCCCCTGAGATAAAACCTAACGCATGGTTGGAGCAACGTAACAAGTTTTTTAACAGTGGTACACAAGCTGTAAATAATTAA